The sequence AACTCCAAAGATCTTCGGTCCTTCAACGAAATGCCGATCCTGCGAGCGGGCGTCTAGAGCTGATCACCTGGAAGCGCTGGATGTTCCACGCCGCCCGTTGTCAAAATTCAGGGCCATTTTAGGTGCCTAGAGTTTTCGAATCCCAGGATCAGTTCTCCAGCGTCGCTCTTGGCGCGGTCGCAGACGGTGGCCAAGGAGCGGCGGAACGAAGTCCGAATTTAACCGTTGAACTTACGGCAGCAAGACGCGGAGGAAACACAATGGGTATCGAACAAGCCCCGACAGAAAAAGGTAGGCAAGCCGCACGCGGACTGAGAAAGAGCACTGCAAAGGAGGAAAAGAAAATCGAAGCCGAAAAGGGTTCTGACCTTGCAAAGGGGGCGGAACGCTTTGAGGAACGCTCGAAAAGCTCCGACGGCAAGAGCGCGGGGAAAAAGCAGCGCCTGTGATCCAATCGGTGTGAGCCGATTGAGATAAGCGCGTGGAGTCTGGGTGACGGCATCCCGACGCTTTGTAATTCACCTACTTCATCGTCGCATTGCCGCTGCTTGGCCTGATTGAGACACTGTGTCGGCTGCCGTGGCAGTTGGCTCAAGCTCTGTTTGAGAGGAGCAGGGGGAAACAGGAGACCACCTTCCTTGCCGGCATCGGGGGCCGGGACGTTCCGCCGAACGGAAAACCGTCCCCTTGTGTTAGAAAGGAGGCGGCTATTTTCTTGTCAGACCAGGAAGTATCTCGGACGGCTTGTCCGCTTTAACGGCAACGGGCCTCGTAGCGGCGACCATAGCGATCACGATAGATGCAGTAGCCACGGTGTTCCGTCGAGCGTCCGATCAAAGCACCGACAAGCCCGCCTGCCACTGCACCAACGGCAGCACCACCCCAACTATTGGAGACGACACCACCGATGATGGCGCCCGATCCGGCGCCGATCGCAGTTCCTTGTTCGGTCGCAGTGCAGGATGCCAAGGTACCTACTAATACACTGACAAGAACGATTCTTTTCATCATTTTGGTTGCTTCCTAAATTCAATTCTTCGAACGACAGTCAGCAGATAGCCCGAGCGTTCATGGAAGTCCAGAAGCCAAGGCCGAGCCAGGAGGTGCTCGCGTTCCTACAAAAAAGGGGCCTTCCCGGCGGCGGACCGGGAAAGCCCTTAACCCTTCGCGCGGCTTACCGAATCCGTGCGCGTCAGGCTGCCCACAACATGGATCAAGCTTGCCGCAAAGAATATTGGACCGAAGCCTGAAAGTCGCTGGACTTTGGTCTTATTTGAGGTCCCCACCATGCAGGCACTCGCGGTAGTGCCAGCACAACTGGCCGTAGCGGCCGGCATCTCTGCGACTGCTGAATATCGCATAAGGTGGGGCTGACCCAGCCGTTCTCGCCCGCTATAGATTGGCGATGCTGGGTGGGTCCAGATTCAGCTAACGTTTCGTCCCCAGGTCTCCGCCACGCGAAGGCGTGGGCGAGGCGTATGAGTTAATCGACCTTCAGCTTTCTCCTTGGGGCTGAGGGCCATAGAAGCCCTGGGTCTGAGTTCAGGAGACACGGTTCTTGAATATTGGATGCGGAGCTGGCCAGACCCTTCTCCAACTTGCCGAGCGGGTCGGAATTGAAGGGCGGGTGATCGGTGTGGACGTGGCCCTCTTGCACACAGGCGCGGTTGATCCAGGCAGATCCCCAGTTTCTGGATTTCTGAGAGCGTGGATGCCGTGTTCTCGCGATTTGGTGTAATGTCCCGGTTGAAGCCTTCGCCCAACTTCCGCCGAATTCTGAAGCCGTCAGGCGCTGGCGTTTAGCTGCTGGCGCCGGCTTCAGGACAACGAACTGGATCACCTTCCGCCCTCCGCAGCTGGAATACAGGCCACCGTCGACGAAGCGCTATCAGCTTTGCTGACCCCGAACACATTCGCAGCATCCTTGAGGCGGCTGGATTCGGAGAAATCGTCATTCAACGCACGATGAAAAGGTATCGAGCAGCGATCTCGGTACTCTGGAAGGATGGGTTCACTCGGAAAGCTAGTTCGGGAGAACTCCGCTCTGCAAAATGACGGCTGAGCCCTTGATACGGGAGGCACTGGTTGCCTTGGGCGATCCCTCCAGGATAGAGCTTTTGGCTTCAATCTGGATCACAAAGGCGCGGGCCGGAGCGATGATCCGGTAATGAGCCTCCTACTATCCAGAAAGCTTCGCTGTTGACGGTGAAATGTCCATTCCTGGCGGCGCAAGGAGGAATGTGACAATCCTGCAAAAATCCTCTCGTCGTCGGATTGGGATAGAGGTATCTTATCTGTACGCGACCATCGAAAAATCGCAATAAAAATCGAGCTGCGCACGTGACGGATCGTCGATGTCGTTGGCCAGTCTATTGTCTAAACGGAGCCCAAGATTGAGCACCGCGTTCACAAAGGAAGAAAGCGCTGAAACGGCTTCGGAAATACTGCTGCCCGACCGTCCGATTTCACCTCACCCGAACCTGGTTACAGCCGCGGGATTGAAGGCTTTGGAATTGCAGCACCAAGAAGCCCGAGAAGCCTACGATGCCGCAAGTACAATCGAAGACGTGAATGAACGGCGGCGGCAGGCAGCAATCCCCTTGCGTGACATGCGTTACTTTAGCGAGAGAATTCGTACTGCGCAGGTTGTCCCTGAACCTATTTCATTTGACATTGTCGCATTCGGGAGCACGGTAACGTTCCGCCGCGACGACGGCCGCGTGCAGAAATATCGCCTTGTTGGAGAAGATGAAGCGGATCCTAAGTCCGGATCGATATCCTTCGCATGCCCTGTAGGAAGGTCTATAATGGGCAAAGCTATTGGAGACATCGTCAATTTAGGTGACCAAGAACTCGAGATTCTTGCCATCTCCTAGAGAAGCTAGTGCCCCCACCGATCGCCAGCGACAGCCAGATTCTGGCCGGCGCGACAGTTTCATGTAAGAGGCATGTCCGGCGGAAAAGAAGCACCGTTTCGATACCCGGACCTTGCCAAACAATGAGGCTGGGCGACGGACGGAACAGACTACCAATTGCCCGAGCCGCAAGACCTGCGCCTGCGCCAGGTGAGCTTGTCGCTCGGACTTTCATGCATAGCTCTCGGCGACCG is a genomic window of Rhizobium etli 8C-3 containing:
- the greA gene encoding transcription elongation factor GreA, producing the protein MSTAFTKEESAETASEILLPDRPISPHPNLVTAAGLKALELQHQEAREAYDAASTIEDVNERRRQAAIPLRDMRYFSERIRTAQVVPEPISFDIVAFGSTVTFRRDDGRVQKYRLVGEDEADPKSGSISFACPVGRSIMGKAIGDIVNLGDQELEILAIS
- a CDS encoding YMGG-like glycine zipper-containing protein; the protein is MMKRIVLVSVLVGTLASCTATEQGTAIGAGSGAIIGGVVSNSWGGAAVGAVAGGLVGALIGRSTEHRGYCIYRDRYGRRYEARCR